The genomic window TCGACTTGCATGTATTAGGCACGCCGCCAGCGTTCGTCCTGAGCCAGGATCAAACTCTCCAATAAAGTGTTTGATTGCTCATTACACCGGCAATCTACTGAGCTTTTTCGCGTTAGCGAAAATAACTAAATAGTAGATTTAAAAATTTATTACTTGCGTTGGTTTTTTAAAACCAACACGCTTGACGTTTTGTTTAGTTTTCAAAGAACTTTTATCTCATCGCCCAGAAGCGACTTTAATAATATATCACATTGCCCAATTCACTGTCAACAATTTTTTTCAAATTACTTTTAAAGTGTTTTCGTTGAATCAGGAGTGACTTTTATAATAATACATTGGTTGTCTCCTTGTGTCAACTCACCATTCAAAACAATAAATAGAAAAAGGACTTGGTCTGATTTAACCAAGTCCTTTTCCTCATCTATTTATTCAACTAAGAATACAAAGTATAGTACAAAAATCACAAACATTCCGTACATGATCGGATGTATTTCTTTTGTACGTCCCTTCATAATCATTGTGATTGGATAAAAGATAAATCCAATCGCAATACCTGTAGCAATACTATACGTTAATGGCATTGCCACGATTGTTAAGAAAGCTGGTACTGCAATTTCAAACTGCTTCCATTGTATTTCTCCTAGTGCTGAAACCATCAAGATTCCCACAATAATTAGCGCCAGTGCTGTTACAGCTGGAGTTATTACACCTAATAATGGAGAAAAGAATAAAGCTAGTAAGAAAAACCCTGCCGTAACTACTGAAGTGAATCCAGATCTACCACCCGCTGCCACACCTGCTGATGATTCAATATATGATGTAGTAGTTGACGTACCTAGTGTTGCACCTACAACAGTTGCTGCTGAGTCTGCAAATAATGCTCTACCTGCACGAGGTAATTTATTGTTCTTCATTAATCCAGCTTGATTTGCAACAGCTACAAGTGTACCCGCTGTATCAAAGAAATCCACGAACAAGAACGTTAGAATGACAACTAGCATTTGTATAGTGAAAATCTCGCCTAAATGTGTAAATGCTACACCAAAAGTCGGTTCTAAACTTGGAATACTACCTACAATAGCAGTTGGAACTCCGATTAAGCCGAAGATCATACCAACGATGGCTGTAATCACCATCCCGATGAAGATTCCACCATTAACACCTTTAACCATTAAAACAACTGTTATTAATACCCCAAACACTGCAAGTAAGGTTGCACCGTTTGTTAAGTCTCCTAAACTTACAAGAGTCGCATCATCATTAACAATGATTCCTGCATTTTGAAAACCGATAAATGCTATGAATAATCCAATCCCTGCTGCTACCGCAAACTTCAACTCAGCTGGTATTGCATTGATAATTTTTTCACGTGCACCTGTTAATGTAAGAACGATGAAAAACAACCCTGAAACTAACACTCCTGATAATGCTGTTTGCCAAGAAATACCCATTCCCAAAACAACTGTGAAAGCAAAGAATGCATTTAATCCCATACCAGGAGCCAACGCGATTGGATATCTTGCTAAAACTCCCATTAACAATGACCCTACCGCTGCTGCAATCGCTGTGGCCGTAAAGATAGCTTCTTTAGGCATTCTTAAATCATCTGGAAGATCTGTTATAACGGCTAAACTTAAAATATCTGGATTTACAAATAGAATATAAGCCATTGATAAAAATGTAGTTAAACCTGCAATGAATTCTTTCTTATAGTTTGTATTTAACTCATCAAACTTAAAATAACGTTTCATTTCCTCTACCCCTTTTTCCCTTGAATTAATAAATAAAAAACAAAAAAACTCCTGATTTTCGACCACGAGTTCAAAGGCTATGTAAAGGGTAAAGAATACTTTACTGATCCTTACAATCACCTCGTAGTCAAGCTATTTACGGTAGCTTGGTAGAAACTTTCGGGCCATATCCCCAACTTTATACGAGTATTCGACAAAAAATTTATGATTACAATCGTATTGTAACAAGGGTTTATCGTCTAGTCAATAGAAAAAGCGAACATTCAAGAATTTTATTTCTTGAATGTTCGCTTTTTACTTTTATTCCCACTCAATAGTTGCCGGCGGCTTACTTGTAATATCGTAAACTACTCGATTGATATGATTTACTTCATTTACAATTCTTGTTGAGATTTTCTCTAGAACATCCCATGGAATTCGGGCCCAATCAGATGTCATGCCGTCAATTGAGGTTACTGCACGAATACCGATCGTGTAATCGTATGTTCTTGCATCACCCATTACACCAACGCTTCTGATATCAGGAAGAACGGTAAAATATTGCCATATATCTCGGTCAAGTCCAGCAAGCTTAACTTCCTCTCGGAGAATAGCATCTGATTCACGGACAATCTCTAGCTTCTCTTCTGTGATTTCACCAAGTACACGGATTCCTAATCCCGGACCCGGAAACGGCTGTCTCCAAACGATTTCATCTGGAATTCCAAGCTCTGTTCCCAGCACACGTACCTCATCTTTAAATAATGTATTTAAAGGTTCAATCAATTTAAACTTCATATCCTTAGGTAACCCACCAACATTATGGTGAGATTTAATTGTTTGCGCAGTTAATGTTCCACTTTCAATGATGTCTGTGTAAAGAGTTCCTTGGGCTAAAAAGTCAATTCCCTGTAACTTAGTTGCTTCATCATCAAAGACATAAATAAATTCATTTCCTATAATTTTACGCTTTTGTTCAGGATCACTTACACCTTTTAACTTAGACATAAAACGTTCTTTTGCATCTATTTTAATCACATTCATATTAAAGCCTTCACTGAAGGTCTTCATCACACCCTCTGCCTCCCCTTTACGAAGAAGACCGTGGTCAACGAACATACAAGTTAATTGGTCACCAATGGCTTTGTGAATTAATACGGCAACAACGGAAGAATCTACCCCTCCACTAAGTGCACATAATACTTTTTTGTCACCTACTAGCTGGCGGATCTTGTCCATTTCGATTTCAATAAAGTTTTCCATTGTCCACTTTTCTCTACACTCACAAATTTCAAATACAAAGTTTTTCAGCAAGTCGTTTCCATACTCAGAATGCCTAACCTCTGGATGGAACTGAACACCATAAAACTTTTTGGCTGAATTACTCATTCCTGCAATCGGACAAGATGCGCTAGTTGCGTCAACTATGAAGCCATCTGGAATTTCTTTAACAAGATCACCATGACTCATCCATACAACTTGTTCAGATGGTTGTGATTGATATAACAATGATTCATTTTCTACTTTTAATACTGCCTTTCCATATTCACGGTGCGTCGCCTTTTCAACCACTCCACCGAAAAGGAAGGTCATTAATTGCATACCATAACAAATTCCTAAAACAGGAATTCCTAAATTAAAAATTTCTTTATCACAGTGGAATGCATTTTCTCCATACACACTATTCGGACCACCAGAAAGGATAATTCCCTTTGGGTTCATCTCCTTAATTTCTTCTGCTGTTAATGTGTGCGGATGAAGTTCACTATACACACCAAATTCCCTAATTCTACGTGTAATAAGCTGATTATATTGACTTCCAAAATCCAATACGACGATCTTTTCCTGACTTTTAATCAATGCATTCACCCCTGCCTATATTATAAGAAAAAGTTTCTGTTAAACCTTGTGATTTATTGATTACATAGCATGAAACTCACGCCAGCCACTGCAATCAACTCTGCTGAATAACATTGTTGTTTAACAGAACCCAATTAAACAAAAAAACTAGAATTTCCGTCTCTAAATTAATAGAAGACAGAATCCTAGTTTGTTATACAAATACACCATATTGTATAGATGCTCGGTTCTGTCTTCATAGTCAGGTTTTTTACGGCAACCCGGTAGAGACTCTCGAACCATATTTTCGAGTATATATGAAGATTCTTTATGATATTGAACCTATTCTATCAATGGCTTCACATTCGGTCAAGATGCTACCTTTTTAATTAAATTTTCCCACAATTCTCTTAAAGTATCTAAATCTTTATGATCCAGCCCTCTATCTTTTCTATATTGAAGACCTTCAAGCTTTAAAGTTAAATATCTCATATCCTTAGAGTAAAAGAAGGAATCTACATAATCTGCGTACTCACGCAAAGTTTGGTTATCTTGCTTCTTAAGGCCATACCCTTTTAATGCCTTTATTAATACAAAATAAGAAGCCTCAAAGGAGTTAGCGTCTTTGAATCTACCATAGCGTTGTAACACATAACGTGGATACCACTTTTTCCTAGTAAAATAAAGAATCGCGCTTATAATCATTATGACTCCTAATAATCTCAGTACATCACTAAGTTCAATATCGATAGACCAATTGAAAGTGGTAGCTGATTCATTAGTAGATCCTTCCTCTTCTAACAAGTCCTCAGGCGATGACTGTGGTTGCTCTTGAGTTGTGTCTGGAACTGTAAGATTATCATCCTGCATTTCTAGATCCGTGATAAAGTTATATGGATTAGAGAACCCTGATGTTGGCTCAAACGGAACCCATCCAGTACCTGGGAAATATACCTCTACCCAAGAGTGTGCATTAGCATTTTTCACTTCATAAATACGAGTGTCATTTTCTTGCGTACTAACGTATTCTCCACCTGTATATCCTTTAACCCATCTTGCTGGTATCCCAACAGAACGAAGAAGAACAATCATCGATGTAGAGAAGTTATCGCAGTAGCCGATCTTTGTTTCAAATAAGAACTGATCAACATAATCATCATTTCGACCTGGTACTGCTACATTATTTGTATCATATGCAAACCCATTCATTCTGAAATAGTTTTCCACCGCTGTTACTTGATCATATCGGTTATTGTAAGGTGCAATGATTTCATTAGCCAAATCCCTTATACGGGTAGGTAAATCATTAGGCAGCTGTGTATACCTTTCTACTATTTCAGGATCATACTCAAGGCTTGAAGCTCTTAGAACCTCATATACAAAATTTGGATCTTCATAAGTCACTTCATATTGCTGTAAAGGATATGGTTGACCATCTCTTTCAGTCATGATCTTTTCAGTTTCTACATTATACTGATACAGAATATCTGTCCCTGAATCAACATTTTGTAACTCCACAGGATATACAATATGAGGATACTGAAGGTTAACTGAAACCACTGCTTTTAATGGTGCCGTTTCTACATTAGGATCGAGCGTTGGAACCGTTACCCCTTCATCTTCTTCAATGGGTACTATTGTATTGTTAGAAGACTCCCACCCTTTTCCGGTGTAAGTATCCTTCGTCTCAACCTTCCAATACTCTCGGCTTTCTGCTTCTACTGTGAATACGACCGTTTCATCCCCAATAAATGGGCCACCAAGGTTGGAGTCATTCGTGCCATACCCGATTCGTTTTATTTTCCCTCCTGGTCCAGTTCCTTCTCCGTACCCTTGTAAATAAGGCACAGGGTCAGGCCACTGTGGCGCTGCCTTCGGGGCTAAATAGCCTAACGAAGTTGTAACTATAGTAATTAAAATAAGGGGAGTAAGCCATTTTATCCACTGTTTATGGTTAAAAGCGATCGCTTCCTTCTCTTTTAAACGCTCTAGCTTTAATAATCCAAGAATTAGGAAGCCTAAAACAACCATTCTTACTATTGCTGAATCTGCATCATATGGAGTAAATGTATCCAAAATTGCCAGATAGGTTATTGTCATAATAAAAAACGTAAGAATCTTCTTTAATTGCACAATCCAGTATTCCATTAAGTAAGCTAATAGCCATAATAAAATAAAGAATAACAAGCTTCTAAACGAGTTCGTCATCTCCCACCAGCTAGCCGAAACTACATAAGACAGATTAGCGCCTAAACTAGCGAGAAAAGCCTTTACCCAAATAAGTGAAAAGAATGAACCTTCATAGAAAAGATGTTGCAACACATACAAGATGTATAATATTTTAATAGAAAAGGAAAGTAGAAAAGGAACTTTTATATATGCTAACAGATAGGACAAACCAACAAAATACAAGAAAAAAGTTAGATTTCCTGTATCCGTTATTTGATCTAAAGGCCTAATCCATTCCCATAATACTAAAAAGCCGTATACATAATAGATGACCTTATGGAACTGTTCCTGAAGACTGCTCATCTACTCACCTCATGAAAAGCATCCGCATATTGCCCCTCCATAACAGCTTTTATGAGGATATGCTTGTGCTTTAGAATTTCAATCTTCCCTATTGTTTCTTTTGAAGGATTTCTTCTAGGGAGAACCACGAAAACCACTACTTGATATTGCCTATGTGATAAATATTCAATGGTTTTAATAAAAGCCTCCGTTAAGTGACTTGTTATAAACATCAACGTCATACCTTGCTGCCACTTATTCGCTTCTGACTCTATTGAAGCAGCAAAATATTGATTGTCTGGTTGAACCTTTGCAAGATGATAAAAGATTTGCTGTTGATGAGATTCAGAATTCTTAGCATCTGTAACAAAGCGGTCCTGTCCAACTGAGACAAAGCTCATTTGAGCACCATGCCTAATAATTGCTCTTGCAACAGAAGCCGCAAGTACAACAACCTGTTCGAACATCACACTGCTTTGTTCAGCTGATCGATCAATCACAACTACAACATTATGACTTTGTTGTTGTTCAAATTCCTTTGTCATAAATGTATTTCTTCTAGCACTCGCCTTCCAATCTATCCATGAAAAGCGATCACCAGGTTGATATTCTCTTACACCAACAGCCATGGTTGTATCTCGGATTAATTTCGTTCGAGATGACGTTGCTCCCTGATCGTATCGATTTTCTAGCTGTCGGTAAGAAACATCAACATATTGTGGGTATACTAAATATGTTTTCTTTAATTCAAATGAACCTTCTTTTTCAATTAAGCCAAATAGATCTCCTGTTTTAATCCTAATCGTTGAAAACTGGTGCTCTCCTCTAGGTATAGACTCAAAAACATATTCCAAATGAAGCGTTTTTTTAAACCAAGGAAACAGCATGACCTTAGAACGCTTCGGCTGTTTACAATATCGAAGGGAGGCTGGTACCTTTTCTTCAACAATAATATACAAAAGTGGTAAAAAGGCCATCTTTCTATTTATCGTAATAGTTCCAATTAATTGTTCTCCTGCAGTAAACTGTTCTCGATTAACTTCCCGACTAACAGTAAAAAACTGTATTGGGTAAGCACTTATTAATAAAGAGTAGAGTCCAAATGGTAGAAAACTATAGAAAATAAACCAGCTAGTAAAACCCCCTTGGAACATTGCAAATATAAAGGTAATGGCAATAAGAGATAAAATAACGGTAACTCTACCCGCTAATTTCGCATACAACCTTGTTTTTTTCATAACGATCAACGCCTAACTAATGGAACCCTAGTCTGTTCAAG from Bacillus mesophilus includes these protein-coding regions:
- the guaA gene encoding glutamine-hydrolyzing GMP synthase, which produces MIKSQEKIVVLDFGSQYNQLITRRIREFGVYSELHPHTLTAEEIKEMNPKGIILSGGPNSVYGENAFHCDKEIFNLGIPVLGICYGMQLMTFLFGGVVEKATHREYGKAVLKVENESLLYQSQPSEQVVWMSHGDLVKEIPDGFIVDATSASCPIAGMSNSAKKFYGVQFHPEVRHSEYGNDLLKNFVFEICECREKWTMENFIEIEMDKIRQLVGDKKVLCALSGGVDSSVVAVLIHKAIGDQLTCMFVDHGLLRKGEAEGVMKTFSEGFNMNVIKIDAKERFMSKLKGVSDPEQKRKIIGNEFIYVFDDEATKLQGIDFLAQGTLYTDIIESGTLTAQTIKSHHNVGGLPKDMKFKLIEPLNTLFKDEVRVLGTELGIPDEIVWRQPFPGPGLGIRVLGEITEEKLEIVRESDAILREEVKLAGLDRDIWQYFTVLPDIRSVGVMGDARTYDYTIGIRAVTSIDGMTSDWARIPWDVLEKISTRIVNEVNHINRVVYDITSKPPATIEWE
- a CDS encoding DUF58 domain-containing protein; this translates as MKKTRLYAKLAGRVTVILSLIAITFIFAMFQGGFTSWFIFYSFLPFGLYSLLISAYPIQFFTVSREVNREQFTAGEQLIGTITINRKMAFLPLLYIIVEEKVPASLRYCKQPKRSKVMLFPWFKKTLHLEYVFESIPRGEHQFSTIRIKTGDLFGLIEKEGSFELKKTYLVYPQYVDVSYRQLENRYDQGATSSRTKLIRDTTMAVGVREYQPGDRFSWIDWKASARRNTFMTKEFEQQQSHNVVVVIDRSAEQSSVMFEQVVVLAASVARAIIRHGAQMSFVSVGQDRFVTDAKNSESHQQQIFYHLAKVQPDNQYFAASIESEANKWQQGMTLMFITSHLTEAFIKTIEYLSHRQYQVVVFVVLPRRNPSKETIGKIEILKHKHILIKAVMEGQYADAFHEVSR
- a CDS encoding transglutaminase-like domain-containing protein, producing MSSLQEQFHKVIYYVYGFLVLWEWIRPLDQITDTGNLTFFLYFVGLSYLLAYIKVPFLLSFSIKILYILYVLQHLFYEGSFFSLIWVKAFLASLGANLSYVVSASWWEMTNSFRSLLFFILLWLLAYLMEYWIVQLKKILTFFIMTITYLAILDTFTPYDADSAIVRMVVLGFLILGLLKLERLKEKEAIAFNHKQWIKWLTPLILITIVTTSLGYLAPKAAPQWPDPVPYLQGYGEGTGPGGKIKRIGYGTNDSNLGGPFIGDETVVFTVEAESREYWKVETKDTYTGKGWESSNNTIVPIEEDEGVTVPTLDPNVETAPLKAVVSVNLQYPHIVYPVELQNVDSGTDILYQYNVETEKIMTERDGQPYPLQQYEVTYEDPNFVYEVLRASSLEYDPEIVERYTQLPNDLPTRIRDLANEIIAPYNNRYDQVTAVENYFRMNGFAYDTNNVAVPGRNDDYVDQFLFETKIGYCDNFSTSMIVLLRSVGIPARWVKGYTGGEYVSTQENDTRIYEVKNANAHSWVEVYFPGTGWVPFEPTSGFSNPYNFITDLEMQDDNLTVPDTTQEQPQSSPEDLLEEEGSTNESATTFNWSIDIELSDVLRLLGVIMIISAILYFTRKKWYPRYVLQRYGRFKDANSFEASYFVLIKALKGYGLKKQDNQTLREYADYVDSFFYSKDMRYLTLKLEGLQYRKDRGLDHKDLDTLRELWENLIKKVAS
- a CDS encoding NCS2 family permease is translated as MKRYFKFDELNTNYKKEFIAGLTTFLSMAYILFVNPDILSLAVITDLPDDLRMPKEAIFTATAIAAAVGSLLMGVLARYPIALAPGMGLNAFFAFTVVLGMGISWQTALSGVLVSGLFFIVLTLTGAREKIINAIPAELKFAVAAGIGLFIAFIGFQNAGIIVNDDATLVSLGDLTNGATLLAVFGVLITVVLMVKGVNGGIFIGMVITAIVGMIFGLIGVPTAIVGSIPSLEPTFGVAFTHLGEIFTIQMLVVILTFLFVDFFDTAGTLVAVANQAGLMKNNKLPRAGRALFADSAATVVGATLGTSTTTSYIESSAGVAAGGRSGFTSVVTAGFFLLALFFSPLLGVITPAVTALALIIVGILMVSALGEIQWKQFEIAVPAFLTIVAMPLTYSIATGIAIGFIFYPITMIMKGRTKEIHPIMYGMFVIFVLYFVFLVE